The Fragaria vesca subsp. vesca linkage group LG2, FraVesHawaii_1.0, whole genome shotgun sequence genome includes a window with the following:
- the LOC101312411 gene encoding cyclin-dependent kinase F-3-like — protein sequence MKCILRGFIRQRELNGMPFSEAEIRSMALQVFQGLDFMHRQRGYMHRDLKPENLLVNERKEVKISDLGSAIEIDSRGNMFDHHVTTLCYEAPEMLLETSYDEKVDMWAAGLILVDMFQMFPLYRGNDQLYMMRQVLGAPDCNSKIGRMVAEALVNKPEREEEKGGVGFRAILPDASESAIDLIQSLCSWEPSKRPSAAEALRHPFFKSANNVAAAPAFSCCAVPKTTSLSYMQPIC from the coding sequence ATGAAGTGCATCCTCCGTGGTTTCATTCGGCAAAGGGAGCTCAACGGAATGCCTTTCTCGGAAGCCGAAATCCGATCTATGGCCTTGCAAGTGTTTCAAGGACTAGACTTTATGCATCGCCAACGCGGTTACATGCACCGGGATTTAAAGCCCGAGAATCTGTTGGTGAACGAGCGAAAAGAGGTCAAGATCTCGGATTTGGGCAGTGCTATTGAGATAGACTCGAGGGGAAACATGTTCGACCATCACGTCACTACATTGTGCTATGAAGCCCCGGAGATGCTCCTTGAGACCTCCTATGATGAGAAGGTTGATATGTGGGCGGCGGGGTTGATCCTAGTCGACATGTTTCAAATGTTTCCTCTATACAGAGGTAACGATCAATTGTATATGATGCGCCAAGTCTTAGGAGCTCCGGATTGCAATTCAAAAATCGGAAGGATGGTTGCTGAAGCACTTGTAAACAAGCCTGAACGTGAGGAGGAGAAGGGTGGTGTTGGGTTTCGAGCAATTTTGCCAGATGCTAGTGAATCCGCGATTGATCTAATTCAGTCCCTTTGTTCTTGGGAGCCTTCCAAGAGGCCAAGTGCTGCAGAGGCACTTCGGCATCCGTTCTTCAAGAGTGCAAACAATGTTGCGGCTGCTCCTGCCTTCTCATGTTGTGCGGTTCCAAAGACGACAAGCTTATCATACATGCAGCCAATATGCTAG
- the LOC101304925 gene encoding uncharacterized protein LOC101304925, translated as MAMALNSVIPHTRALSLSTSLPSSPHKKPSPPQFPHPQTRRSATQIVQTAASSSTKATLSDLELQLHEDHSRSLNPTSTSASAWSEFARNVSGEWDGYGADFTTEGIPIELPEMVVPDAYREWEVKVFDWQTQCPTLADPEDQVLAYKTIELLPTVGCEADAATRYSILERNVGGVDNKVAAFAYQSSGCYVSVLPVEDKSSNKLLELEYCLISPQDKESRMRIIQVIRIDNTKMILQSLRVLCEQWYGPFRNGEQLGGCAIRDSAFATTPALEALKVVGTWRSSSSVANFSGSQNNFLQELLGDSEQISARDESGLILLPKQLWCSVKEGKDGDTYSEVGWLLDQGRAITSRCTFSSTATLKEISIASETVA; from the exons ATGGCCATGGCTTTGAACAGTGTAATCCCCCACACCAGAGCTTTAAGCTTAAGCACTTCCTTGCCTTCTTCTCCTCACAAAAAGCCTTCACCCCCTCAATTTCCACACCCTCAAACTCGTCGCTCTGCTACTCAAATTGTCCAGACCGCTGCCTCCTCCTCCACCAAGGCCACCCTCTCTGACCTTGAACTCCAACTTCATGAGGATCATAGCAGAAGCCTCAATCCGACCTCCACTTCTGCCTCTG CGTGGTCCGAATTTGCCAGAAATGTATCGGGTGAATGGGATGGCTATGGAGCAGACTTCACAACCGAAGGGATCCCAATTGAACTCCCGGAAATGGTTGTGCCTGATGCTTACAGGGAGTGGGAGGTTAAGGTTTTCGACTGGCAGACTCAGTGTCCCACTCTTGCTGACCCGGAAGACCAAGTTCTTGCCTACAAGACGATAGAGCTACTTCCCACGGTTGGATGTGAAGCCGATGCTGCTACGCGGTACAGCATCCTTGAGAGGAATGTGGGTGGTGTGGACAACAAAGTTGCTGCATTTGCCTATCAGTCTAGTGGGTGTTATGTGTCTGTTTTGCCGGTGGAGGATAAGAGTTCGAATAAGTTGTTGGAATTGGAGTATTGTTTGATCAGTCCTCAAGATAAGGAGTCTCGTATGAGGATAATTCAGGTCATTCGCATAGACAATACGAAGATGATATTGCAAAGTCTTAGAGTTCTTTGTGAACAGTGGTATGGACCGTTCAGAAATGGGGAGCAATTAGGCGGATGTGCCATCCGTGATTCTGCTTTTGCTACTACGCCTGCATTGGAAGCTTTGAAAGTTGTTGGTACTTGGCGGAGCTCCAGTTCTGTTGCCAATTTTAGTGGTTCTCAAAAT AACTTTCTTCAAGAACTTTTAGGCGACAGTGAGCAGATCTCAGCAAGAGATGAAAGTGGTCTCATATTGCTTCCCAAGCAATTGTGGTGTTCAGTAAAAGAAGGTAAAGATGGCGATACGTACAGCGAGGTGGGGTGGTTATTAGATCAAGGACGTGCCATCACATCAAGATGCACATTCTCAAGCACCGCAACTCTGAAG GAAATCTCAATAGCCTCTGAAACTGTAGCTTGA